From a single Solenopsis invicta isolate M01_SB chromosome 6, UNIL_Sinv_3.0, whole genome shotgun sequence genomic region:
- the LOC105205263 gene encoding aminopeptidase N isoform X1 — translation MTTRPPFLLLHILIIFVLLSLTFAYDTVDWNKKKNSIDVSTRYRLPKKIVPVSYNLSIYTHPIDANYNGHVRIILQVLERTDSIVLHTDALTIQRNASLSNEWGRLIRISRYIHDDKAQMLTIKLERVLKPAKYTLEVSFKGCIANDVFGFYSSLYKVDGKLRRIAVTQFSPTYARRAFPCMDEPYLKAEFQLHIGHHKDQKATSNTPVQFLQRKNDTYYVTTFRRTPRISTYLVGWTVHNFVPERSRSSGDFKMWTRDSMKFRGSAALNRGRAVYSALQTWLLVKSPLVKIDQFAIPDFNFHAMENWGLITYRESVVLHENGTPTRKTVDGLSTMAHEYAHSWFGNLVTPEFWDVVWLKEGFATFFQYFGVSLTEPNLRMMNLFVVDCLQPTLLADSDNHTRTLNGQDVGNRSSIMNALDFVSYNKGASVIRMINYTIGNKAFQLGLQNYLRDMSYQAATPTDLYRHLQTALDRTGQIREHIFVKEVVESWANQPGYPLVTITRNYKTKVVFASQERFYLNRQAAKIDFEKSSWWIPLTFVTEESKSALDQTAPAAWLKPKPKTNSTIVGIVKPNSWVIFNVQQVGYYRVNYDKSNWKMLIRHLKLRNLKKIHVLNRAALLDDAFNLARAGYVNYTLPFDLATYLVRETEYEPWVAAINNFNFLNRVLAYSPRVQQLFQNYANHLLKPIYKLLSFKESLMDSSITKLHRELILSTACSVNNIHCLKTSETLFKSWLWSETSTVPRNLKSFVYCVGIRSGNYNDWNTVWSRFLRTDLHTEQELLLSALGCTKTPRLIDRYLNVSITYELLRKQYRMTIVNAVLNGNSENVNYVIDFIRNNLHTILKTRGVDFLTKMLTAIGDTIITETQLNKLRSFVHEYIENLGSASNAARKAVTTSTSTVAWINKYLPIIEKALLFN, via the exons ATGACTACTCGTCCTCCATTCTTACTCTTGCACATATTAATCATTTTCGTTCTTTTAAGTCTGACGTTTGCTTATGATACTGTTGactggaataaaaaaaagaattcgatCGACGTTTCCACGCGATATCGACTACCCAAGAAAATCGTTCCCGTATCATACAACCTGTCGATTTACACACATCCCATCGACGCGAATTACAACGGTCACGTACGGATAATCTTGCAAGTACTCGAAAGAACGGATTCCATCGTGTTGCACACGGATGCGTTAACAATACAGAGAAATGCATCTCTATCGAATGAATGGGGTCGATTGATTCGGATTTCGCGTTACATTCATGACGATAAAGCACAAATGCTTACGATTAAACTCGAGCGTGTACTAAAACCTGCGAAATATACGTTAGAAGTATCTTTCAAAGGATGCATCGCAAATGATGTATTTGGCTTTTACTCAAGTCTATACAAAGTTGATGGAAAATTGAG acgAATTGCCGTAACTCAATTTTCACCCACGTATGCACGTCGTGCATTTCCTTGTATGGACGAGCCATATTTAAAGGCGGAATTCCAATTGCACATTGGCCATCATAAAGATCAAAAAGCGACGAGTAATACTCCAGTCCAGTTTTTACAAAGAAA aaatgaTACCTACTATGTGACCACATTCCGCCGCACGCCGCGAATATCCACGTACTTGGTAGGATGGACAGTGCACAACTTTGTACCAGAACGATCAAGAAGTTCAGGGGATTTCAAGATGTGGACCAGAGACTCCATGAAGTTCCGCGGATCGGCGGCCTTGAACCGCGGTCGAGCGGTCTATTCGGCGTTGCAGACGTGGTTATTGGTGAAAAGCCCACTCGTGAAGATCGATCAGTTCGCAATACCGGATTTCAATTTCCACGCGATGGAGAACTGGGGTCTCATCACTTACAGAGAATCCGTAGTGTTGCACGAGAACGGGACCCCGACAAGAAAAACGGTGGACGGACTGTCAACGATGGCACACGAATATGCTCACAGTTGGTTTGGCAATTTGGTGACACCCGAATTCTGGGACGTCGTTTGGTTGAAGGAAGGCTTCGCCACGTTTTTCCAATACTTCGGTGTGTCCTTAACGGAACCAAATCTGAGAATGATGAATTTATTCGTGGTAGATTGTTTGCAGCCAACACTGCTCGCAGATTCCGACAATCATACACGCACATTGAATGGTCAAGACGTCGGAAACCGTAGCAGCATTATGAATGCATTGGATTTTGTCTCTTATAATAAAG GTGCATCCGTAATTCGCATGATCAATTATACTATTGGAAACAAAGCTTTCCAATTGggattacaaaattatttgcgCGACAT gTCGTATCAAGCGGCCACTCCGACTGACTTATATCGACACTTGCAGACTGCATTAGATAGAACAGGACAAATTCGTGAACACATATTTGTAAAAGAGGTCGTAGAATCTTGGGCGAACCAGCCAGGATATCCTTTAGTGACTATTACACGAAATTACAAGACAAAGGTAGTTTTTGCCTCGCAAGAACGATTTTATCTCAACCGTCAAGCAGCAAAAATTGATTTCGAAAAGTCGAGTTGGTGGATACCATTAACCTTCGTTACCGAAGAATCAAAGTCCGCATTGGACCAAACAGCACCGGCTGCCTGGTTAAAGCCAAAGCCAAAGACAAACAGCACGATAGTTGGCATTGTCAAGCCAAACTCCTGGGTGATTTTCAACGTTCAGCAAGTTGGATATTACAGAGTCAACTATGATAAGAGTAATTGGAAAATGCTTATCCGCCACTTGAAgttgaggaatttaaaaaagatacatgTGCTGAACAGAGCTGCACTTCTAGATGACGCTTTTAATTTAGCCAGAGCTGGTTACGTGAATTATACTCTTCCATTTGATCTCGCAACGTACCTCGTTCGCGAAACCGAATATGAACCGTGGGTCGCTgcaataaataactttaattttctaaatcgtGTTTTAGCCTATTCACCGCGAGTACAACAACTCTTTCAG AACTACGCAAATCACTTACTTAAACCGATATATAAACTATTGAGCTTTAAGGAAAGTCTTATGGACAGTTCGATAACGAAGTTGCATCGCGAACTGATCTTATCTACTGCATGCTCGGTGAACAATATCCACTGCTTAAAGACATCggaaactttatttaaatcctGGCTCTGGTCTGAGACAAG cACGGTACCAAGAAATCTAAAGAGTTTCGTGTATTGCGTGGGCATTCGCTCAGGTAACTATAATGATTGGAACACAGTTTGGAGCAGATTTCTACGCACTGACTTACATACAGAACAGGAGCTCTTACTAAGTGCACTCGGATGTACTAAAACTCCTCGTTTAATCGACAG ATATCTCAATGTATCTATAACATATGAACTACTTCGCAAGCAGTACAGAATGACAATAGTTAACGCCGTTTTGAACGGCAATTccgaaaatgttaattatgtcATTGATTTTATTCGCAATAATTTGCATACAATACTTAAAAC AAGAGGAGTAGACTTTTTAACTAAAATGCTTACTGCTATAGGCGATACAATTATTACGGAAACCCAATTAAATAAG ctTCGCTCATTTGTTCATGAGTACATCGAAAACCTAGGATCAGCATCGAATGCAGCGAGAAAAGCTGTAACCACTTCTACTTCTACCGTAGCATGGATCAATAAATACTTACCTATAATCGAAAAAGCATTGttatttaactaa
- the LOC105205263 gene encoding aminopeptidase N isoform X4 has product MDEPYLKAEFQLHIGHHKDQKATSNTPVQFLQRKNDTYYVTTFRRTPRISTYLVGWTVHNFVPERSRSSGDFKMWTRDSMKFRGSAALNRGRAVYSALQTWLLVKSPLVKIDQFAIPDFNFHAMENWGLITYRESVVLHENGTPTRKTVDGLSTMAHEYAHSWFGNLVTPEFWDVVWLKEGFATFFQYFGVSLTEPNLRMMNLFVVDCLQPTLLADSDNHTRTLNGQDVGNRSSIMNALDFVSYNKGASVIRMINYTIGNKAFQLGLQNYLRDMSYQAATPTDLYRHLQTALDRTGQIREHIFVKEVVESWANQPGYPLVTITRNYKTKVVFASQERFYLNRQAAKIDFEKSSWWIPLTFVTEESKSALDQTAPAAWLKPKPKTNSTIVGIVKPNSWVIFNVQQVGYYRVNYDKSNWKMLIRHLKLRNLKKIHVLNRAALLDDAFNLARAGYVNYTLPFDLATYLVRETEYEPWVAAINNFNFLNRVLAYSPRVQQLFQNYANHLLKPIYKLLSFKESLMDSSITKLHRELILSTACSVNNIHCLKTSETLFKSWLWSETSTVPRNLKSFVYCVGIRSGNYNDWNTVWSRFLRTDLHTEQELLLSALGCTKTPRLIDRYLNVSITYELLRKQYRMTIVNAVLNGNSENVNYVIDFIRNNLHTILKTRGVDFLTKMLTAIGDTIITETQLNKLRSFVHEYIENLGSASNAARKAVTTSTSTVAWINKYLPIIEKALLFN; this is encoded by the exons ATGGACGAGCCATATTTAAAGGCGGAATTCCAATTGCACATTGGCCATCATAAAGATCAAAAAGCGACGAGTAATACTCCAGTCCAGTTTTTACAAAGAAA aaatgaTACCTACTATGTGACCACATTCCGCCGCACGCCGCGAATATCCACGTACTTGGTAGGATGGACAGTGCACAACTTTGTACCAGAACGATCAAGAAGTTCAGGGGATTTCAAGATGTGGACCAGAGACTCCATGAAGTTCCGCGGATCGGCGGCCTTGAACCGCGGTCGAGCGGTCTATTCGGCGTTGCAGACGTGGTTATTGGTGAAAAGCCCACTCGTGAAGATCGATCAGTTCGCAATACCGGATTTCAATTTCCACGCGATGGAGAACTGGGGTCTCATCACTTACAGAGAATCCGTAGTGTTGCACGAGAACGGGACCCCGACAAGAAAAACGGTGGACGGACTGTCAACGATGGCACACGAATATGCTCACAGTTGGTTTGGCAATTTGGTGACACCCGAATTCTGGGACGTCGTTTGGTTGAAGGAAGGCTTCGCCACGTTTTTCCAATACTTCGGTGTGTCCTTAACGGAACCAAATCTGAGAATGATGAATTTATTCGTGGTAGATTGTTTGCAGCCAACACTGCTCGCAGATTCCGACAATCATACACGCACATTGAATGGTCAAGACGTCGGAAACCGTAGCAGCATTATGAATGCATTGGATTTTGTCTCTTATAATAAAG GTGCATCCGTAATTCGCATGATCAATTATACTATTGGAAACAAAGCTTTCCAATTGggattacaaaattatttgcgCGACAT gTCGTATCAAGCGGCCACTCCGACTGACTTATATCGACACTTGCAGACTGCATTAGATAGAACAGGACAAATTCGTGAACACATATTTGTAAAAGAGGTCGTAGAATCTTGGGCGAACCAGCCAGGATATCCTTTAGTGACTATTACACGAAATTACAAGACAAAGGTAGTTTTTGCCTCGCAAGAACGATTTTATCTCAACCGTCAAGCAGCAAAAATTGATTTCGAAAAGTCGAGTTGGTGGATACCATTAACCTTCGTTACCGAAGAATCAAAGTCCGCATTGGACCAAACAGCACCGGCTGCCTGGTTAAAGCCAAAGCCAAAGACAAACAGCACGATAGTTGGCATTGTCAAGCCAAACTCCTGGGTGATTTTCAACGTTCAGCAAGTTGGATATTACAGAGTCAACTATGATAAGAGTAATTGGAAAATGCTTATCCGCCACTTGAAgttgaggaatttaaaaaagatacatgTGCTGAACAGAGCTGCACTTCTAGATGACGCTTTTAATTTAGCCAGAGCTGGTTACGTGAATTATACTCTTCCATTTGATCTCGCAACGTACCTCGTTCGCGAAACCGAATATGAACCGTGGGTCGCTgcaataaataactttaattttctaaatcgtGTTTTAGCCTATTCACCGCGAGTACAACAACTCTTTCAG AACTACGCAAATCACTTACTTAAACCGATATATAAACTATTGAGCTTTAAGGAAAGTCTTATGGACAGTTCGATAACGAAGTTGCATCGCGAACTGATCTTATCTACTGCATGCTCGGTGAACAATATCCACTGCTTAAAGACATCggaaactttatttaaatcctGGCTCTGGTCTGAGACAAG cACGGTACCAAGAAATCTAAAGAGTTTCGTGTATTGCGTGGGCATTCGCTCAGGTAACTATAATGATTGGAACACAGTTTGGAGCAGATTTCTACGCACTGACTTACATACAGAACAGGAGCTCTTACTAAGTGCACTCGGATGTACTAAAACTCCTCGTTTAATCGACAG ATATCTCAATGTATCTATAACATATGAACTACTTCGCAAGCAGTACAGAATGACAATAGTTAACGCCGTTTTGAACGGCAATTccgaaaatgttaattatgtcATTGATTTTATTCGCAATAATTTGCATACAATACTTAAAAC AAGAGGAGTAGACTTTTTAACTAAAATGCTTACTGCTATAGGCGATACAATTATTACGGAAACCCAATTAAATAAG ctTCGCTCATTTGTTCATGAGTACATCGAAAACCTAGGATCAGCATCGAATGCAGCGAGAAAAGCTGTAACCACTTCTACTTCTACCGTAGCATGGATCAATAAATACTTACCTATAATCGAAAAAGCATTGttatttaactaa
- the LOC105205263 gene encoding aminopeptidase N isoform X3, which yields MHCYHMHTRNTDKVFHARILLIAGRNCENGRVTICNSDLRIAVTQFSPTYARRAFPCMDEPYLKAEFQLHIGHHKDQKATSNTPVQFLQRKNDTYYVTTFRRTPRISTYLVGWTVHNFVPERSRSSGDFKMWTRDSMKFRGSAALNRGRAVYSALQTWLLVKSPLVKIDQFAIPDFNFHAMENWGLITYRESVVLHENGTPTRKTVDGLSTMAHEYAHSWFGNLVTPEFWDVVWLKEGFATFFQYFGVSLTEPNLRMMNLFVVDCLQPTLLADSDNHTRTLNGQDVGNRSSIMNALDFVSYNKGASVIRMINYTIGNKAFQLGLQNYLRDMSYQAATPTDLYRHLQTALDRTGQIREHIFVKEVVESWANQPGYPLVTITRNYKTKVVFASQERFYLNRQAAKIDFEKSSWWIPLTFVTEESKSALDQTAPAAWLKPKPKTNSTIVGIVKPNSWVIFNVQQVGYYRVNYDKSNWKMLIRHLKLRNLKKIHVLNRAALLDDAFNLARAGYVNYTLPFDLATYLVRETEYEPWVAAINNFNFLNRVLAYSPRVQQLFQNYANHLLKPIYKLLSFKESLMDSSITKLHRELILSTACSVNNIHCLKTSETLFKSWLWSETSTVPRNLKSFVYCVGIRSGNYNDWNTVWSRFLRTDLHTEQELLLSALGCTKTPRLIDRYLNVSITYELLRKQYRMTIVNAVLNGNSENVNYVIDFIRNNLHTILKTRGVDFLTKMLTAIGDTIITETQLNKLRSFVHEYIENLGSASNAARKAVTTSTSTVAWINKYLPIIEKALLFN from the exons CAACACGGATAAAGTCTTCCACGCAAGAATATTGCTCATCGCTGGACGAAACTGTGAAAATGGTCGGGTAACTATTTGCAACAGCGATTT acgAATTGCCGTAACTCAATTTTCACCCACGTATGCACGTCGTGCATTTCCTTGTATGGACGAGCCATATTTAAAGGCGGAATTCCAATTGCACATTGGCCATCATAAAGATCAAAAAGCGACGAGTAATACTCCAGTCCAGTTTTTACAAAGAAA aaatgaTACCTACTATGTGACCACATTCCGCCGCACGCCGCGAATATCCACGTACTTGGTAGGATGGACAGTGCACAACTTTGTACCAGAACGATCAAGAAGTTCAGGGGATTTCAAGATGTGGACCAGAGACTCCATGAAGTTCCGCGGATCGGCGGCCTTGAACCGCGGTCGAGCGGTCTATTCGGCGTTGCAGACGTGGTTATTGGTGAAAAGCCCACTCGTGAAGATCGATCAGTTCGCAATACCGGATTTCAATTTCCACGCGATGGAGAACTGGGGTCTCATCACTTACAGAGAATCCGTAGTGTTGCACGAGAACGGGACCCCGACAAGAAAAACGGTGGACGGACTGTCAACGATGGCACACGAATATGCTCACAGTTGGTTTGGCAATTTGGTGACACCCGAATTCTGGGACGTCGTTTGGTTGAAGGAAGGCTTCGCCACGTTTTTCCAATACTTCGGTGTGTCCTTAACGGAACCAAATCTGAGAATGATGAATTTATTCGTGGTAGATTGTTTGCAGCCAACACTGCTCGCAGATTCCGACAATCATACACGCACATTGAATGGTCAAGACGTCGGAAACCGTAGCAGCATTATGAATGCATTGGATTTTGTCTCTTATAATAAAG GTGCATCCGTAATTCGCATGATCAATTATACTATTGGAAACAAAGCTTTCCAATTGggattacaaaattatttgcgCGACAT gTCGTATCAAGCGGCCACTCCGACTGACTTATATCGACACTTGCAGACTGCATTAGATAGAACAGGACAAATTCGTGAACACATATTTGTAAAAGAGGTCGTAGAATCTTGGGCGAACCAGCCAGGATATCCTTTAGTGACTATTACACGAAATTACAAGACAAAGGTAGTTTTTGCCTCGCAAGAACGATTTTATCTCAACCGTCAAGCAGCAAAAATTGATTTCGAAAAGTCGAGTTGGTGGATACCATTAACCTTCGTTACCGAAGAATCAAAGTCCGCATTGGACCAAACAGCACCGGCTGCCTGGTTAAAGCCAAAGCCAAAGACAAACAGCACGATAGTTGGCATTGTCAAGCCAAACTCCTGGGTGATTTTCAACGTTCAGCAAGTTGGATATTACAGAGTCAACTATGATAAGAGTAATTGGAAAATGCTTATCCGCCACTTGAAgttgaggaatttaaaaaagatacatgTGCTGAACAGAGCTGCACTTCTAGATGACGCTTTTAATTTAGCCAGAGCTGGTTACGTGAATTATACTCTTCCATTTGATCTCGCAACGTACCTCGTTCGCGAAACCGAATATGAACCGTGGGTCGCTgcaataaataactttaattttctaaatcgtGTTTTAGCCTATTCACCGCGAGTACAACAACTCTTTCAG AACTACGCAAATCACTTACTTAAACCGATATATAAACTATTGAGCTTTAAGGAAAGTCTTATGGACAGTTCGATAACGAAGTTGCATCGCGAACTGATCTTATCTACTGCATGCTCGGTGAACAATATCCACTGCTTAAAGACATCggaaactttatttaaatcctGGCTCTGGTCTGAGACAAG cACGGTACCAAGAAATCTAAAGAGTTTCGTGTATTGCGTGGGCATTCGCTCAGGTAACTATAATGATTGGAACACAGTTTGGAGCAGATTTCTACGCACTGACTTACATACAGAACAGGAGCTCTTACTAAGTGCACTCGGATGTACTAAAACTCCTCGTTTAATCGACAG ATATCTCAATGTATCTATAACATATGAACTACTTCGCAAGCAGTACAGAATGACAATAGTTAACGCCGTTTTGAACGGCAATTccgaaaatgttaattatgtcATTGATTTTATTCGCAATAATTTGCATACAATACTTAAAAC AAGAGGAGTAGACTTTTTAACTAAAATGCTTACTGCTATAGGCGATACAATTATTACGGAAACCCAATTAAATAAG ctTCGCTCATTTGTTCATGAGTACATCGAAAACCTAGGATCAGCATCGAATGCAGCGAGAAAAGCTGTAACCACTTCTACTTCTACCGTAGCATGGATCAATAAATACTTACCTATAATCGAAAAAGCATTGttatttaactaa
- the LOC105205263 gene encoding aminopeptidase N isoform X2 has protein sequence MESVLSIHLLSLVIIGDSRRRQSISINGELLDRDGVVRSARAALEAYYNRNEFNICDAAKHGKRSNTDKVFHARILLIAGRNCENGRVTICNSDLRIAVTQFSPTYARRAFPCMDEPYLKAEFQLHIGHHKDQKATSNTPVQFLQRKNDTYYVTTFRRTPRISTYLVGWTVHNFVPERSRSSGDFKMWTRDSMKFRGSAALNRGRAVYSALQTWLLVKSPLVKIDQFAIPDFNFHAMENWGLITYRESVVLHENGTPTRKTVDGLSTMAHEYAHSWFGNLVTPEFWDVVWLKEGFATFFQYFGVSLTEPNLRMMNLFVVDCLQPTLLADSDNHTRTLNGQDVGNRSSIMNALDFVSYNKGASVIRMINYTIGNKAFQLGLQNYLRDMSYQAATPTDLYRHLQTALDRTGQIREHIFVKEVVESWANQPGYPLVTITRNYKTKVVFASQERFYLNRQAAKIDFEKSSWWIPLTFVTEESKSALDQTAPAAWLKPKPKTNSTIVGIVKPNSWVIFNVQQVGYYRVNYDKSNWKMLIRHLKLRNLKKIHVLNRAALLDDAFNLARAGYVNYTLPFDLATYLVRETEYEPWVAAINNFNFLNRVLAYSPRVQQLFQNYANHLLKPIYKLLSFKESLMDSSITKLHRELILSTACSVNNIHCLKTSETLFKSWLWSETSTVPRNLKSFVYCVGIRSGNYNDWNTVWSRFLRTDLHTEQELLLSALGCTKTPRLIDRYLNVSITYELLRKQYRMTIVNAVLNGNSENVNYVIDFIRNNLHTILKTRGVDFLTKMLTAIGDTIITETQLNKLRSFVHEYIENLGSASNAARKAVTTSTSTVAWINKYLPIIEKALLFN, from the exons ATGGAGTCGGTGTTATCAATTCACCTACTTTCTCTTGTAATCATCGGCGACTCTCGGCGCCGCCAAAGTATTTCGATTAACGGCGAGCTACTCGATCGCGACGGAGTCGTGCGATCTGCGCGAGCGGCACTGGAAGCCTATTATAATCGTAATGAATTCAATATTTGCGATGCTGCAAAACACGGAAAG CGCAGCAACACGGATAAAGTCTTCCACGCAAGAATATTGCTCATCGCTGGACGAAACTGTGAAAATGGTCGGGTAACTATTTGCAACAGCGATTT acgAATTGCCGTAACTCAATTTTCACCCACGTATGCACGTCGTGCATTTCCTTGTATGGACGAGCCATATTTAAAGGCGGAATTCCAATTGCACATTGGCCATCATAAAGATCAAAAAGCGACGAGTAATACTCCAGTCCAGTTTTTACAAAGAAA aaatgaTACCTACTATGTGACCACATTCCGCCGCACGCCGCGAATATCCACGTACTTGGTAGGATGGACAGTGCACAACTTTGTACCAGAACGATCAAGAAGTTCAGGGGATTTCAAGATGTGGACCAGAGACTCCATGAAGTTCCGCGGATCGGCGGCCTTGAACCGCGGTCGAGCGGTCTATTCGGCGTTGCAGACGTGGTTATTGGTGAAAAGCCCACTCGTGAAGATCGATCAGTTCGCAATACCGGATTTCAATTTCCACGCGATGGAGAACTGGGGTCTCATCACTTACAGAGAATCCGTAGTGTTGCACGAGAACGGGACCCCGACAAGAAAAACGGTGGACGGACTGTCAACGATGGCACACGAATATGCTCACAGTTGGTTTGGCAATTTGGTGACACCCGAATTCTGGGACGTCGTTTGGTTGAAGGAAGGCTTCGCCACGTTTTTCCAATACTTCGGTGTGTCCTTAACGGAACCAAATCTGAGAATGATGAATTTATTCGTGGTAGATTGTTTGCAGCCAACACTGCTCGCAGATTCCGACAATCATACACGCACATTGAATGGTCAAGACGTCGGAAACCGTAGCAGCATTATGAATGCATTGGATTTTGTCTCTTATAATAAAG GTGCATCCGTAATTCGCATGATCAATTATACTATTGGAAACAAAGCTTTCCAATTGggattacaaaattatttgcgCGACAT gTCGTATCAAGCGGCCACTCCGACTGACTTATATCGACACTTGCAGACTGCATTAGATAGAACAGGACAAATTCGTGAACACATATTTGTAAAAGAGGTCGTAGAATCTTGGGCGAACCAGCCAGGATATCCTTTAGTGACTATTACACGAAATTACAAGACAAAGGTAGTTTTTGCCTCGCAAGAACGATTTTATCTCAACCGTCAAGCAGCAAAAATTGATTTCGAAAAGTCGAGTTGGTGGATACCATTAACCTTCGTTACCGAAGAATCAAAGTCCGCATTGGACCAAACAGCACCGGCTGCCTGGTTAAAGCCAAAGCCAAAGACAAACAGCACGATAGTTGGCATTGTCAAGCCAAACTCCTGGGTGATTTTCAACGTTCAGCAAGTTGGATATTACAGAGTCAACTATGATAAGAGTAATTGGAAAATGCTTATCCGCCACTTGAAgttgaggaatttaaaaaagatacatgTGCTGAACAGAGCTGCACTTCTAGATGACGCTTTTAATTTAGCCAGAGCTGGTTACGTGAATTATACTCTTCCATTTGATCTCGCAACGTACCTCGTTCGCGAAACCGAATATGAACCGTGGGTCGCTgcaataaataactttaattttctaaatcgtGTTTTAGCCTATTCACCGCGAGTACAACAACTCTTTCAG AACTACGCAAATCACTTACTTAAACCGATATATAAACTATTGAGCTTTAAGGAAAGTCTTATGGACAGTTCGATAACGAAGTTGCATCGCGAACTGATCTTATCTACTGCATGCTCGGTGAACAATATCCACTGCTTAAAGACATCggaaactttatttaaatcctGGCTCTGGTCTGAGACAAG cACGGTACCAAGAAATCTAAAGAGTTTCGTGTATTGCGTGGGCATTCGCTCAGGTAACTATAATGATTGGAACACAGTTTGGAGCAGATTTCTACGCACTGACTTACATACAGAACAGGAGCTCTTACTAAGTGCACTCGGATGTACTAAAACTCCTCGTTTAATCGACAG ATATCTCAATGTATCTATAACATATGAACTACTTCGCAAGCAGTACAGAATGACAATAGTTAACGCCGTTTTGAACGGCAATTccgaaaatgttaattatgtcATTGATTTTATTCGCAATAATTTGCATACAATACTTAAAAC AAGAGGAGTAGACTTTTTAACTAAAATGCTTACTGCTATAGGCGATACAATTATTACGGAAACCCAATTAAATAAG ctTCGCTCATTTGTTCATGAGTACATCGAAAACCTAGGATCAGCATCGAATGCAGCGAGAAAAGCTGTAACCACTTCTACTTCTACCGTAGCATGGATCAATAAATACTTACCTATAATCGAAAAAGCATTGttatttaactaa